The genomic interval TAGTCTTTTCCAaatttaaagataatttatttacatcaaaccacaattttagtttgatttcctcttcaatattatcggctaagactttcaagtcatctcctgaacagtatacatttgtatcgtctgcaaataatacgtactgtaaaattttcgattaaataaatgttgtccatgTGCGCGTGTCAGGATATTTTAATGTTGTTGACTGTATGTGTGCTTGTTCAGCGCTGGATCAGAACATCAGCAAGGTGGATGTCCTCCAAGACAGCAGAGCACAGACACGGGGACGTGTACCGGCAGCACAAAAGGCCAAGCCTGCAACAACAGAGCGCTGCCCTTCACCAAACACTGTTTTCAACGTATCCTTTGAATGTTGATTAGTCGCTTGATGAACGTGTGGTCTGCTCCAGTTTAACTGCACGTCACACGCTGGAACATTCTTACCACAAAATCTCCCTCCCTTATTTCCCCTTGACTGTTATCTTCAGACATTCTGTTGAATCGCTCCCAGCAGCTGTTTGCCAGCTGCACAGCCAAATTCGCAGATGGTCAGCAGTGCTCCATTCCTGTGTTCGATATCACACACCAGACACCTCTCTGCGAAGAGCATGCCAAAAAGATGGTGCGTTCAAAGTCCGTCTTTGATGGCTAAGATTGTCGAGCAGATCTTTGTATTTACTCTGAATTGTCTACCCAGGATAACTTCCTACGCGGGGACGGCAATCGGCGGGTGCAacaacaccaccaccaccaccaccttcatcaccaccaccagcagcagcagcagcgtaaACCACGCAAAAAGACCAAACCACCGGCGCTCACCAAAAAACACAAGAAGAGGCGAGTGCCGAGGAGGCCTCAAAAGCCTATTCCTCCTGCGCTGCCTCAAGGGAACCTGGGAATGCCGTCAATGAGCCTCGCCATGTCTTCACAGGCCAGCATCAGGTCTGCTCGATGTAGAACATTCCGCAATACCTTGATGCGTTGGCGTGTGTGCCGTGCACCGCGTGTAACACCCACGTCTTGTTTGGCAGGAGCCCCTCGACTCCGGAACTGAGTGCGGACGAGCTCCCTGATGATATCACCAATGAGATGGAAGACATTCCAAACGACCTGGAGCTAAACCAGGAGGATTTTTCTGATGTCCTACCGCGGCTACCGGATGATCTTCAGGACTTTGACTTGTTTGAAGGTTGTCTACTAGTTTATGTTCAAGTTGAACAAAATCTGTTTTCTTTTCTTAAAGTAGTCCGGTTCAATCTGTTGGTAAGGTGTGATCAGTACCTACCACTTAAAGCGGCTGCTCACAGTTACATCtgtcaaaccaaaaaaaaatgacaagaaCACCACCAGCTTATGTTACCGTTAGtggtagggctgcacgattaataaACATCAAATCGACAGAGTGTTTTAATTAGTGCCATAAATAACCGCAAGAGCCTGagtggttgtgtgtgtttttctccGCCGTCCTCTGCATTTGAGAGACAGCCTTGTTCCCCAATCAAAATTGTTGAGGCTCACGTTTGTCTCTTGTCTCACTTTATGCAtctctctcagcacctgagcgcgtTTATTTACCAGTAGAATTAAGTTTACTAAGGGCGCCAGCTTTACACACACAAAGGGCACAGACAGTGTTCCTACTCGCAAATCGCTCATAACAAGTGCagctaagttaaaaaaaaatcaaaaattaggaggtaaaaaaatatgattacaaagccaaatgtcccattGTGGTAATAGTTCAGCTTTAAattggatgggcaatatgagcccatcaacagggATAAAGAAACAAGAATGCTGTGATTACCGGTACTTGATAGCAACAGAAAAAAGACATCTGACCTATTTCTATCTGggagaaaatgcattttaagattttcaatatcaatcaatcactcaatcaatgtttacttatacagccctaaatcacaagtgtctcaaagggctgcacaagccacaacgacatcctcggctcagatcccacatcagggcgaggaaaaactcaacccaatgggacaatgagaaaccttggaggggaccgcagatgtggggacgccccccctgggcgaccggtgcaatggacgtcgagtggatctagcataatattgtgagtctagtccatagtggatctaacataatattgtgagagtccagtccatagtggctctaacataatattgtgagagtccagtccataacataatattgtgagagtccagtccatagtggatctaacataatattgtgagagtccagtccatagtggatctaacataatattgtgagattccagtccataggggatctaacaatacatatttaagttacatttttgcttacagaaattatttttttttttttttttttttttttttgggataaCAAAgtcatttaccttccaattacagtacaatggtaaacaattctacagtaatgggAAATAAGTTTATATCcttttagaacctttatttaaccagataagaaaacccattgagatcaagatctctttcacaagggtgacctggccaagaggtcaacagcacatgtcacagagcagtttcaaaataaatacattaagacaatggttacattaattattattatatgttatgaTTACATCGCATTATAATCACTGTATagttttatttcttctgtttaagagcatgatgtggACAAAAGtttgtctgcataaagccaaatatttttcaaaataaattattgcatattgttctaatgtgtggcactttgagacaagaatatgttgattgacagtctaaaagtcaGTCGTTCACTCGTTATTTCAcagttttatgtataaaatataacaatCGCAAATAGAATCACAATCGCAGTTTAGgagtaattgttttttttccctcaaaattgtGCAGCCCGAATTAGTGGTTTTACACAacataaatatgtttaaaatgtcTATTGTTTCCACAATGACTAATTATATTAAATAGAAAAAACACGCCGGCCTGAGGAATTTGTTTGGCGTTCAGATTTGTCGCTTATCGCTGTCTTGCCACACGCAGGGAGTACACAAACAAAAGTAGTGCAAGACAAgcaatttgtatttgtgttgttgttacAATATACTATATATTTAATGATAACTACAGTATTTATCCAGTTGCTGTCATTAGCcaacaacacacaaagctaagCACATGTTGTCAAAACATCCTAAAAGCCTCGATGAACAATGTttgaaatacattggaaagttaggttgcaaacagcccctttaagaccCGCTTCCATGGTTTGAGTTTTTATTGAGAAGGGTTCCAAATATCAAACCCTACCCCTTTTTTTTTAAGCACCCTTTTTTTGCAGTATCATTTGTAGCAGTGCGCCATCACTCGTGTGGAACCAAACTAAACACGCTGCTTTGGACCCGCAAAAAAATctggctgttcaccttggagacctgctgcggatatgggtacggcctggcgcgagatttacaccttctcccccgGATTTTCACTCATAAACACAATATAATGGGACTTTCTGTCAATATCGCTTCTAACACTAGATGGCATAATGGGCCTGGTCtgtcagagaataagaagacgtagcagtagggatcagtgttgccaacagGCGCTATACTTAGCAATCATTCAGACCTCTAGATTTGTTTTTTCAGAAAAATGTGACTAGTGACAAATGTAACAACTTTCTCTGGTCTGATTTGACACTTTTGTAGACTAACATGAAATCACTCATTAATATTTAGCATAAATAACAGATTGCAAAAGTATTTACAGTTTGattgccagtggttcttaaccttcttGACCTCGGGCCCAATGTTTCCActacaaatattaacactgaattagtgatCTTACTTTTAATTTAAGTAGTATtcaataattaccgtatttttcagagtataagtcactccggagtataagtcgcaccggccgaaaatgcataataaagaaggaaaaaaacatatataagtcgcactggagtataagtcgcattttttggggaaatttatttgataaaacccaacaccaagaatagacatttgaaagacaatttaaaataaataaagaatagtgaacaacaggctgaataagtgtacgttatatgaggcataaataaccaactgagaacgtgcctgctatgttaacgtaacatattatggtaagagtcattcaaataactataacatatggaacatgctatacgtttaccaaacaatctgtcactcctaatcgctaaatcccatgaaatcttatacgtctagtctcttacgtgaatgagctaaataatattatttgatattttacggtaatgtgttaataatttcacacacaagtcgctcctgagtataagtcgcacccccggccaaactatgaaaaaaactgcgacttatagtccgaaaaatacggtatatctaacCTAATTGCAGTTTAACAGGATACatttacgcagtgctaaaataaagcaATTctaacaaaattaataataacacataagtttcttaaataaactgtcaatgaaatgtaagtgcaaatgaaaatacagcttcaccactttagtcatattttttgcactgaagAAACTTTTCAGACTTTAGAATTTGAGATTGCcattactgctacaagtggtgtaaaagtgtattgcaactgagtaccgctgtggcTCATACAGACCACAACTGAGAAATAACAGTCCTCTAGGGCTAACGGCCCTGTAGTGTTGCTGTTGGGCCCCCCCTCCACATCTAAAAGCAATCATTCATGGCTCATTTATTGCTTTGTGCAGACTTCTTCTTAGAAAGCTCTGACCTCACTGGCGGTTGTGCGACTAAGCGgctcgccacacacacacacacagacacattcttgtattttctaccttcttgagacctccgaaaaatacctacctctagtattatgatagaagtcgtaactttactcgacgcaagttcagtttttctttgcacctgtcgatgtttacttttgcatgcacattaaatcatcaaaaattcctgactttggagcaatgttcacggactctagtatttggctctcttatTAGATGCaagggttttccgtattgggaccatgattcggGTCCTAACTTGGTtcgccggtcctcatatggaaggtagttttccttgttgatgtctcaagaagggtaaaaatacaagaccACATCTAAACGCAATCATTCATGGTGGCTGGCCCACATCTAATTTGCATAGTTGGGTATGAGGTGTTAAACATACGTTTAAAGACACTTTTTTGTGTGATTAAATGAGTTCACATCCCAAACTGAAGTGAAGTGCTTGCGTGTGTGCAGGTAAGAACGGCGACCTGCTGCCCACCACAGAAGAAGCAGAGGAGCTGGTGCGAGCCCTGCAGGCCATGGGGTCCTACCCGGATTCCTTGGTGTGCCTGACCTCCATAGGAGACCTAACCCCCTCAGAAGGCGTGGACCATCGAGCCATGGCGGTCTTTCCCTGTGCCGTGCAGCCGGGGGGGATGGGGGACATCCTCACCAGCCGCATCCCCACGGAGAACTTCCCTAACCTGGAGTTGGAGGACAATCTCCTGCAGTCAGCAGGGGGCCACTTCCCTCCTTCGCCGCCATCGCAGCCCACCGACCTGCCCCGGACGTCGTCGGCCGCCTCGGCGGGCCGCTGCGCCGCCTCGCTGAACGCTCAGGCGGCGGCGGCGCGGACATTTGCCCGCGCGCTCCCTCCCCACATCAAGTCGGACTCCATGACGTCGCCCCCCCGAGGCGGCCACTACGGCGAGCACGTGCCAACCTCGTACGGCAACCAAATGCCTTCGCCGCATGCCAGCCCCTTCCACACAGACGCCCCGCTCCTGCTGGAGGTCCCGCGCTCATCTTGGAAcaacctccccctccccctcgccGACCCCACGCAGTTCGGGAACCTCATGGGCCCGGAGAGTCATCTCATATCCACGTCCCTCTCCACCCCCCCCGCCGCCACACACTCGGTGACGCCCATGGCCGCGCTCTCCGCCATGCCTCAGAGCGGCCTGACGGGTTTAACCGCGCTGCCGTTGCCGCCGCCGTCGTCCGCGCTCCCCCTCTCCTCGCACGACCCCCTGGCGTCCCTGCagcccaagctgcagctcccccAGTTCAGTGCCGCCTTCGGCCACCAGCTGACGTCCCACAGCGGCATCCCCAACGACGTGCAGCCCAGCCACAGCTCCACAGCGCCCCCCACTGGCTTCTCCATCATTAGTGCCACCACTGCAAGTGCCAACGGCGCGTCGACACCTTTCACGCAGAGCAACTGAGCGCAGACTCGCCCCACCcaagtttttttttctccccccactTCCACAGTAATGGTGAGCGATTTGATCATGACTTTGCACAACCTCATCACCATTTTCTGTTATCAGCCAGATGATGCCTTGTGGTTCTGGCAGTGGCAAAGGAGGGTGCAACTTCAACCCACAACCCCAATACTCTTTTATTCCCTCAGCATCAGCACCACATCTTTTAGTTTGTTGCTCATCTCACCAAAATACTTTTTAAACTCTTTTTATATTGCGTATGTATGCTGTATATGTGCTCATTTATTGCTTTGTGCAAACTTCTTCTTAGAAATCTCTGACCTCACTGGCGGTTGTGCGACTAAGCGGCTcgccacacactcacacacacacacacacacacacattcttgtatttgctaccttcttgagacctccgaaaaatacctacctctagtattataataaaagtcgtaattttactcgacacaagttcagtttttcttgtaaaattgtgacttttgtcgagtaaaattacgactcttttcataaaattgccaaaactttaagcttttcttgtaaaattgcgactgttattgagtaaaactccaacttttctCATacgattgcacaaatgttcagtttttcttgtaaaattttgacataTGTGCAATCGTAtgagaaaagttggaattttactcagtcgcaattttacaagaaaggcttaaaatgttggcaattttatgaaaagagtcgtaattttactcgacaaaagtcaacattttgcaagacaaactgaacatttgtgcaatcgtatgacaaaagttggaattttacttaataacagtcgcgattttacaagaaaggcttaacattttggcaaatttatgaaaagagtcgtaattttactcgacaagtcttCTTGACACCTCCGAAAAAtacctacctctagtattatgataaaagtcgtgattttactcgacgcaagttcagtttttcttgtaaaattgtgacttttgtcgagtttacgactcttttcataaaattgacaaaactttaagcttttcttgtaaaattgcgactgttattgagtaaaagtccAACGTTTGTAAAACGATTGcataaatgttcagtttttcctgtaaaattttgaCATTTGTGCAATCGTATGACAAAcgtttgaattttactcaataacagtcgcaattttacaagaaaggcttaaaattttggcaattttatgaaaagagtcctaattttactcgacaaaagtcaaaattttacaagaaaaactgaacatttgtgcaatcgtatgacaaaagttggaattttactcaataacagtcgcaattttacaagaaaggcttaaaattttggcaattttatgaaaagagtcgtaattttcctcgacaaaagtcaaaattttacaagaaaaactgaacatttgtgcaatcatatgacaaaagtgggaattttactcaataacagtcgcaattttacaagaaaggcttaaaattttggcgattttatgaagagtcgtaattttactcgacaagtcttcttgagacctccgaaaaatacctacctctagtattatgataaaagtcgtgattttactcgacgcaagttcagtttttcttgtaaaattgtgacttttgtcgagtttacgactcttttcataaaattgccaaaactttaagcctttcttgtaaaattgcgactgttattgagtaaaattccaacttttgtcatacgattgcacaaatgttcagtttttcttgtaaaatgttgacttttgtcgagtaaaattacgacttcataaaaatgttcagtttttcttgtaaaatcttgacatttGTGCAAtcgtatgacaaaagttggaatcttactcaataacagtcgccattttacaagaaaggcttaaaattttggcaattttatgaaaagagtcgtcattttactcgacaagagtcaacattttacaagaaaaactgaacatttgtgcaatcgtacgacaaaagttggaattttactcaataacagtcgcaattttacgaaaagagtcgtaattttactcgacaagtcttcttgagacctccgaaaaatacctACCCTCtagtattgtgataaaagttgtaattttactcgacgcaagttcagtttttcttgcaaaattgtgacttttgtcgagtttacgactcttttcataaaattgccaaaactttaagcttttcttgtaaaattgcaacttattgagtaaaattccaacgtttGTCATACGATTGcacgaatgttcagtttttcttgtaaaatgttgacttttgtcgagtaaaattacgacttcataaaaatgttcagtttttcttgtaaaattttgacatttGTGCAATCGTtagacaaaagttggaattttactcaataacagtcgcaattttacaagaaaggcttaacattttggcaattttatgaaaagagtcgtaattttactcgacaaaagtcttaagttttacaagaaaaactgaacacttTGTGCAAtcgtatgacaaaagttggaatcttACTCAATAACAGccgcaattttatgaagagtcgtaattttactcgacaagtcttcttgagacctctgaaaaatacctacctctagtattatgataaaagtcgtgattttactcgacgcaagttcagtttttcttgtaaaattgtgacttttgtcgagtttacgacttcataaaattgccaaaactttaagcttttcttgtaaaatggcgactgttattgagtaaaattccaacgtttGTCATacgattgcacaaatgttcagtttttcttgtaaaattttgacatttGTGCAAtcgtatgacaaaagttggaattttactcaataacagtcgcaattttactagaaaggcttacaattttggcaattttataaaaagagtcgtaattttactcaacaaaagtcaacattttacaagaaaaactgaacatttgtgcaatcgtatgacaaaagttggaatgttactcaataacagtcgcaattttacgaaaagagtcttaattttactcgacaagtcttcttgagacctccgaaaaatacctacctctagtattatgataaaagttgtaattttactcgacgaaagttcagtttttcttgtaaaattgtgacttttgtcgagtttacgactcttttcataaaattgccaaaattttaagcctttcttgtaaaacttattgagtaaaattccaacgtttGTCATacgattgcacaaatgttcagtttttcttgtaaaattttgacttttgtcgagtaaaattacgacttcataaaaatgttcagtttttcttgtaaaatgttgacatttgtgcAATCGtttgacaaaagttggaattttactcaataacagtcgccattttacaagaaaggcttaaaattttggcaattttatgaaaagagttgtaattttactcgacaaaagtctaagtttttcaagaaaaactgaacattttgtgCAAtcgtatgacaaaagttggaattttactcaataacagtcgcaattttacaagaaaagcttaaagttttggcaatttttttaaaagagtcgtaatttaacTCGACAAAAGTCTAAATTCCATAAGAAAACtgtcaaattttggcaatattgtaatgataatcggaattttacttggcaaaatgatgacaaaagtcagctggcGGGTTTTTCCGGGGATTGGAGTAATGTTcatggactctagtatttggctctcttatTAGATgctatggttttccgtattgggaccatgattcacGTCCTAACttggttcaccggtcctcatatggaaggtactcttccttgttgatgtctcaagaagggtagaaatacaagaacacacacacacaggtcactAAATACTAAAGCAATAAACACATTGACGTCAACGTTGCATCGCACTGCAGGATGTTTAATCACCGGGTGGTTCACACGGTTCCATTCGGCACaatttacccgacacatgaaacgtgacgaatcggGGGGGAGTGCACTACCCATTTTAGTAGGGTGTTGAACatcctaaaatgtgttttgtagccATTTCAACGTTGCTATGTTGAGTGGCGTTTTCCGTCATTTTCAGCAAACTGCAATGCAAAATGATCAACCCCCTACTTTCcactcacgcgagatccacccgggaacggggccatatgaatcccttccccagATTGTGTCGTCGCATTAAAACCTCTCGTCTCCCTCCAGGGCAGTTGTAGCATGATGCTGAGGCTCTATGTCTTACATCTTCAAAATAAGagtgcatcttttttttttttttaatatatatatatatatatatatatatatatatatatatatacattcaattAAGAAGGCACCATGAGGTATTTTAATTTGAAGAAAACTTCCCCAAGATGGCTTCAAGCGGCAGGGCAACTCTGGCTTTGGATACTTCTATCAGGCTTTGTTGTGTATGGAGTGTGTAGTCTAGCGGTCTCTATCCTGGGTGAACTATTGCGTAGCAAAACAGCtggaattataataataataatcattttaaaTGTATTGAGTGGAACGTGTTGAGTCTGATGTTTTTAAAAAGGTTATCAAACGAGTCGTGGAAATGGATCGGTGTCTTGTTTGCCGTGTGCGTCGTCATTTAGTCAAGACTTGCTTCATGGCTGATGTAACCCCGGGAGAGATTGCAACCTTTCTCTGTGAGTGCAGATGAATATTAGACGGTTATAAAAAATAGGAATATAATGCATTTACTTTTTGGTGTCCCATCATTTTGCACAGAACAGATTTTTTTATTCCAAATTTGGTTCGGGTGCTCATGAAATAATCTGCCGTCAACTCACCAATTCCAACTTTCCAAAGGGAAGAAGGCACATTATCAGACGCCTGAATCTCCCATTTGACTGCAGTGTGAGTACATGAACTAAGAATATAAAAGTATGTTTGGTGCATAAAGCATGAGTAGTCGCTGCGCCCCACTTTCCCCCCATCAATGAAGAAGAAAAGGAACTGCTTGCATTGAAAGATGGCTGACAAATTCCATATTCATTGAATGTACTGTGTTATGCTTTTAAAAGCTGCGTTTAGTCACCTTTTTGTTATCGCCCCATGTTTATTTGTCTAAGGTATTTTTTGtatacaaatgtttacatttttatgtcTATTTTTCTTGTGTACAAGTTATGTAATATGTGTACAAACACTGTATGTAATATCTGTATATAGTGTGAGAAATTTGATCTTTTGTTTTTggatgtataaataaaacttgcTGTGAGGTATTTGCTGACACAATATGGAGGTGTATTGTTTTGTCTGAATAACTTTACCACTGTACCAAAGACTTGACATTTGAtgttatttaatatgttttatTGCTATTGTAGTTCAGTAAACTAATATAAGTATTTGTGTAACCTTGGCAACATAACATGCAAAACAGCATCATTTAAGGCAGAACTTCTGACACAAAATGTAACCCTAAGAAGGACAATGGCATGGTTTCACATACATTCATTAAAATAtatacacttttcaaaataaaatgctttCCCTcgttacagtgcatctggaaagtattcacagcctttcactttttccatattttgttatgatACACCAGTGCCCAGCGCCACCAAATCCCcgcccaccaggcaccccatccggcaaaaggccataagggcccagccttGAGCCCCCAGGGGCCCACAGCAGAACTGCTGCTTCGATCAGCAAAGCACGTCCCTCTATGTCGGGACAGAAACACATTGACACAATAAACTAACAAAGCAAAGCAGgagagaaaaaataaaagtaaaaacatttttagaaattaataaacaaaataaaataaataaataaacaaattctacattgaaaaaataaatacataaaaaattaagtcaaataaaaaacatacatatgcacatatatgctgtacatacatactgtatatgtatacatatacatacacacagtacagtacagtacatacatacatacatacatacatacatacatacatacatacatacatacatacatacatacatacatacatacatacatacacatatatatatatatatatatatatatatatatatatatatatatatatatatatatatatatatatatatatatatatatatatatatgtgtgtgtgtgtgtgtatatatatgtgtgtgtgtatatgtatatactgtatgtatatatatatatatatatatacactgtatatatatgtatgtgtatatatatatatatgtgtatatatatatatatatgtgtatatatatatatatatatatatatgtatatatatatatatatatatatatatatatatatatgctcctctctgagctgccaccttaccgtggtagaggagtttgcgtgtcccaatgatcctaggagctatgttgtccgggggctttatgccccctggtagggtctcccaagacaaactggtcctaggtgagggatcagacaaagagcagctcgaagacctcaatgaaaaataaaacctatggacccatatttccctcgcccggacgcgggtcaccggggcccccctctggagccaggcccggaggtggggcacgatggcgagcgcctggtggccgggcctgtccccatggggcccggccgggcacagcccgaagaggcaacgtgggttccccctccaatgggctcaccacccgtagcaggggtcatagaggtcgggtgcgatgtgagctgggcggaagccgacttggcggtccgatcctcggctacagaagctagctcttgggacgtggaacgtcacctcgctgggggggaaggagcctgagctagtgcacgaggtggagaagttccgactagacatagttggactcacttcgacgcacagcaagggctctggaaccagttctctcgagaggggctggactctcttctactctggcgttgccggcagtgagaggcgacgggctggggtggcaattcttgtttccccccggctca from Entelurus aequoreus isolate RoL-2023_Sb linkage group LG14, RoL_Eaeq_v1.1, whole genome shotgun sequence carries:
- the ino80da gene encoding INO80 complex subunit Da, whose amino-acid sequence is MYEGKHIHFSEVDNKPLCSYSPKLCKQRRLNGYAFCIRHVLEDKTAPFKQCEYVAKYNSQRCTNPIPKSEDRRYCNSHLQVLGFIPKKERKKKHDALEEMRTRAHLESVALNITVPSLPLKVSNGLNELPLSPPYTRLLALSDGEILDPFAFYEGDTDGEDIGPPRKSNTIKKKLQSRLVLNQKFCQDIDRFHTPSEHFSPSPVPRAHPPSPLNTHPSRQQSGLLQVPQQQGLLCNPPPPQTVNFLPPGTPANATPSPPHPPGPSLTRKTLFASNHVVVMRPASYSPSARCLARLQHLVQLCAKRHQEYGHLFPHLGLDWSEDSADDDEDDEEDEAERFLPGLSSWRPQNGLEDDVGSSRRTRILRLCSYLQQKYKHMCRQERASIRQKRYRYAFRKALLHAASKNPDCAGQLVQELHSFPQSTSSAGSEHQQGGCPPRQQSTDTGTCTGSTKGQACNNRALPFTKHCFQHILLNRSQQLFASCTAKFADGQQCSIPVFDITHQTPLCEEHAKKMDNFLRGDGNRRVQQHHHHHHLHHHHQQQQQRKPRKKTKPPALTKKHKKRRVPRRPQKPIPPALPQGNLGMPSMSLAMSSQASIRSPSTPELSADELPDDITNEMEDIPNDLELNQEDFSDVLPRLPDDLQDFDLFEGKNGDLLPTTEEAEELVRALQAMGSYPDSLVCLTSIGDLTPSEGVDHRAMAVFPCAVQPGGMGDILTSRIPTENFPNLELEDNLLQSAGGHFPPSPPSQPTDLPRTSSAASAGRCAASLNAQAAAARTFARALPPHIKSDSMTSPPRGGHYGEHVPTSYGNQMPSPHASPFHTDAPLLLEVPRSSWNNLPLPLADPTQFGNLMGPESHLISTSLSTPPAATHSVTPMAALSAMPQSGLTGLTALPLPPPSSALPLSSHDPLASLQPKLQLPQFSAAFGHQLTSHSGIPNDVQPSHSSTAPPTGFSIISATTASANGASTPFTQSN